One region of Cheilinus undulatus linkage group 4, ASM1832078v1, whole genome shotgun sequence genomic DNA includes:
- the LOC121508067 gene encoding uncharacterized protein LOC121508067 isoform X2 has translation MLTLHAMGWNKKKTDSLHEALSKRYVKTCERLEEERARLHDMKQELECSEEMVLQWLSDVKEWADGETLETSDGAQGPRGLQQTIEELYLSVKQRKNTLYSKNDSSKIRHRLRRKLAEDKKLLIQEVQKYNNLALHSASKIDESIVEHSLTGDSTASPIWPWEVHGSANISVKKKMHDQVMLTTRLQEEKTVLVLEMAQHCTWLQNFSVLLKTKVAEEGSGNKGLCCLLKKRLFEVLQRLEVVVQQYKTALGPVASTLLNVEDEENSGFSSPDTSEDEDESTT, from the exons ATGCTGACTTTGCATGCAATGGGGTGGAACAAGAAGAAAACAGACTCCCTGCACGAGGCATTGTCAAAAAGATATGTAAAG ACTTGTGAGAGACTTGAGGAAGAGAGGGCCAGGCTTCATGACATGAAACAAGAGCTGGAATGCTCAGAAGAAATGGTTCTGCAGTGGCTTTCTGATGTGAAGGAATGGGCTGATGGTG AGACACTGGAGACATCTGATGGTGCCCAGGGGCCCAGAGGACTTCAGCAGACCATCGAGGAGCTTTACCTTAGTGTGAAGCAGCGAAAGAATACCCTCTATAGTAAAAATG ACAGCAGCAAGATTCGTCACCGCCTACGAAGGAAGCTGGCAGAGGACAAAAAGCTTCTTATTCAGGAGgtgcaaaaatacaacaaccTTGCACTCCACTCTGCCTCAAAAATTGATGAAAGCATAGTGGAGCATTCCTTAACAGGAGACAGCACTGCATCACCAATATGGCCATGGGAGGTCCATGGAAGCG CAAACATTTCAGTGAAGAAGAAAATGCATGACCAGGTGATGTTGACTACTAGACTGCAAGAGGAAAAAACTGTGTTGGTGTTGGAGATGGCGCAACACTGCACATGGCTGCAAAACTTTTCAGTGCTTCTTAAGACAAAAGTGGCTGAGGAGG GAAGTGGAAACAAAGGGCTTTGCTGTCTGCTGAAGAAAAGACTTTTCGAGGTGTTGCAGAGGTTGGAGGTGGTTGTCCAACAGTACAAAACCGCTTTGGGTCCTGTGGCCTCAACCCTTCTAAATGTAGAAGATGAAGAAAATAGTGGCTTCAGCAGTCCAGACACCAGCGAGGATGAAGACGAAAGCACCACTTAG
- the LOC121508067 gene encoding uncharacterized protein LOC121508067 isoform X1 gives MTKYMSKTARIDMLTLHAMGWNKKKTDSLHEALSKRYVKTCERLEEERARLHDMKQELECSEEMVLQWLSDVKEWADGETLETSDGAQGPRGLQQTIEELYLSVKQRKNTLYSKNDSSKIRHRLRRKLAEDKKLLIQEVQKYNNLALHSASKIDESIVEHSLTGDSTASPIWPWEVHGSANISVKKKMHDQVMLTTRLQEEKTVLVLEMAQHCTWLQNFSVLLKTKVAEEGSGNKGLCCLLKKRLFEVLQRLEVVVQQYKTALGPVASTLLNVEDEENSGFSSPDTSEDEDESTT, from the exons ATGACAAAATacatgtcaaaa acagcaAGGATAGACATGCTGACTTTGCATGCAATGGGGTGGAACAAGAAGAAAACAGACTCCCTGCACGAGGCATTGTCAAAAAGATATGTAAAG ACTTGTGAGAGACTTGAGGAAGAGAGGGCCAGGCTTCATGACATGAAACAAGAGCTGGAATGCTCAGAAGAAATGGTTCTGCAGTGGCTTTCTGATGTGAAGGAATGGGCTGATGGTG AGACACTGGAGACATCTGATGGTGCCCAGGGGCCCAGAGGACTTCAGCAGACCATCGAGGAGCTTTACCTTAGTGTGAAGCAGCGAAAGAATACCCTCTATAGTAAAAATG ACAGCAGCAAGATTCGTCACCGCCTACGAAGGAAGCTGGCAGAGGACAAAAAGCTTCTTATTCAGGAGgtgcaaaaatacaacaaccTTGCACTCCACTCTGCCTCAAAAATTGATGAAAGCATAGTGGAGCATTCCTTAACAGGAGACAGCACTGCATCACCAATATGGCCATGGGAGGTCCATGGAAGCG CAAACATTTCAGTGAAGAAGAAAATGCATGACCAGGTGATGTTGACTACTAGACTGCAAGAGGAAAAAACTGTGTTGGTGTTGGAGATGGCGCAACACTGCACATGGCTGCAAAACTTTTCAGTGCTTCTTAAGACAAAAGTGGCTGAGGAGG GAAGTGGAAACAAAGGGCTTTGCTGTCTGCTGAAGAAAAGACTTTTCGAGGTGTTGCAGAGGTTGGAGGTGGTTGTCCAACAGTACAAAACCGCTTTGGGTCCTGTGGCCTCAACCCTTCTAAATGTAGAAGATGAAGAAAATAGTGGCTTCAGCAGTCCAGACACCAGCGAGGATGAAGACGAAAGCACCACTTAG